The genomic window TTGGATTACCTTTTCCCATTGCCGATATTTACCGATTTTACGGCTTACATCAGAATACTAAAATGTAGAGTGTTCTATTTATCGTCAGATTCGATAAGACCTTCAGCAATATCAATTATGTTTTCTAGCTCATCTTCTTTTGCTTTGAGCTCAACATATTGTTGCTTTTGGTTAGGAGAAGCTGCACTTTTGTTTACCAGGATTTCTATATCCTTGCGCTTTTCCTTATGACGGGACAATCTACTTTTCAGTACTTCTAACAAAGCCATGATTTTATTTTTGTATTTCATCCCTATATTTGTAGATATGCCACGAATATAGGAATTTGTTGTTAATTCAATCTTTTAAACTCTCGTTCCTTTTTCTTCTTTCTAATACGATCTGTTTCTTCATTTAAGGAATCGCACTTCCACATCTGTTCCATGGAATAATAGACAACTGTATATCTATATCCTTTGGGATGTGTTTTCTTTATAGGTGTTACACCATGTAATATTTCTTGACCATTGAATATTACAAGTGTATCATCTGCTATTTCTAATTTGATATCATATTCTGGAATGGATAGACGACCACCTTTTATGCCTTTCTTAAAGCAAACCATATTTGATAACACGCCTTTAAAGTTTCCTCTATCGTGATGGTATTTTAGTGGATTGTCTTTATTTACGATTCCAGAGGTAAATACGCTGTTTTCGATTTTCCATTCTTCTTTGATACGCTCTTTGATAATCGCCTTATGCTTTTCGTAAGTTTCTGGAAAGTAATCGATGTAGATTTGCTCTAGGTCCTTTACAAAATTGGTAATGATGTAATGCTGTTTAGGAAATTCAGTTGCCATAAGTGCTGCATGACAGAAGTCTGCTAGAAGTACTCTACGAGGCATATATCCAAATACAGTTGAATGACTTACTAATCCTGCTGTTCTTTCATCCTTATTATATTTTACAGTATTTACAGCCCAACGTAGGGCAGATGTATCTACTTTGGTTTTACTATAATAAATTATTGGTTCGCCATTGTCTGTTATGATACAATCTTCGTCTATAAGCATTGTACAGTCTTCTTCTAAAGCTGACCTACGCTTGTAGTCTTTTAAGTTGATTTCTCTTTTATGTGCCTCTATTGTTTTCATAGGAACTTATACCAATCTCTTTTTAGTAAAATTTCATTCTCTCGTTTAGGGTTTAAGGCTAAAGCGCCATTCCATTTTTTTAGTAAGTAGTTAACTGTTTCCTTTTCCAACTCATCATTTCTATAGGCTACTGCACCACCTTTATTTGAATAATGTTTAAAATCACAAATGATGTAATTATGCTTTGCTGTTCTACCATACTTTTTTAAATACTGCAGAGTGAAATCGTAATCTTCCTTTAGTCTTAAATTATTATCATATCGAATTCCAGTGTTAGGCTTTGTCATTGTAAAATCGCCAATAATAAACCCTGATGTGATTGTGTTTTTTTGATAGAACTTATTGAATACTGGACCTATTCCTGTGAGCTCCAATTCTGATGTAGAAAACCATTTGTAGATGTAATCAATAACATCATGTATGTTGCCTTCTTGGCTTTTTATAAAACACTTTCCGCAGTCATCTGACAGCTGTAGTGTTATCTTGTTTTGCTCATCACCTAGTTGTAATGCTTTATTTCGAGAATCAATTAGACTACCACCTTCAATAACATTGATAAAACCTTGTTTTTTATAAGCTTCTTTTTCTCCTGTACCTACAATGAAAGTCCAATCTTTGTTATAAGAATTTGGTATTTTATTAGCCCTACCAGAACTAATTACAGTTATCAGTATGTTATTTTCCTGCTTCATACTTCTCTAACAGTTTTATAACTACTGAACTATTATCTTCTAGTCCTTCTTTTTCAGCTACTTTATGAAGTCTTTCTAAAATATCAGCATAAATATTTTGCTCATAGTAAAGTACTATTTGCTTGATGTTGTTGTTTTGATATCTTTCGAACTTTTCCTTTACAATGTTAGGATCTATTTCAGGTTCATGACCTATATCAAGACCTATCTCGAAATCTTCAAAACCAAAACTTTCTAATTCCGTTAATTCAAAATCGAGTTCTAATAGCTTATCAAAATCCCATTCGCCACGATGTAGGTTATCTTTAACCATACGCTCATCTTGAACTTTGCTTGATACGTTTTCTTCAATGAAACATTTGACAGATGTTTTGCCTAGTTTTCTACAGGCTTTTATACGTTGTGTTCCCGCATAGCAATAATATTTACCATCCACTTTATTGATTAAAGGCGGTCTTTGAAGTAGAAATGCAGGATCCTTCTCTATATCATCGCAAAGCTTCTGTAGCTCATCTTCAGTTACAGTTCTTGGATTCTTATCTAAAAGAATTATTTCATCAATAGGAATTTCTATGTGATCTACTTTACTCATGCTACAGCTTTAAATTTTTCTTTATAGGTTTCGATAATTTCTATTAAGGAGAATCTATCCCATTTAAATGAACTGCGTTTACTTATGTCTGCGAGCATATCAAGTTCTTCAACTCTTTTAAGTCCTATTTTCTTAATAAGGTTTTTTCGATATTGAAGTTGGTTACCGCCATTGAAGTAATTGTCTGATTTGCCTTGAAGATGTACATTATCTTCATTGAATTTTAGTTGTGGAAATTTACCACCACTATAGAAGTGTCCTGCATGCGCATTGCTAGATGGCACTTGTAGAGGTTGACCACTAGAAATACATCTACCAAACCCATTAGCATCAGTATCACGATACCTAATGTATTTGTTGAAATGTGTGGTTGCTATTTTTAAAAGCTGAGATACAGATTTATCTCTATACTTCTGTATAGTTTTAGAATCCAAAGGAAAATCTAAATTAGGAATCTGTAATAGCTTGTTAGCTATGCCCTAAAAGGGACTTGAATCTATTGTACCTATGAGTATAGGGCTTTGAATCGATAAGCAAATATAGCTAAAATTCCTTGAAAAAAGAATAGATTATTGCTGAAATGAATGCAATTGCAATGACAGCAGTTGCTATGGCTAGTATCAATCGAGAATTATCAATAATACTTTCTAAAGGAGATATGGTAAAAGTCTTTCCGCAACCTTCACATAATGTTGGCTTTTCATAGCTAGGTTTCATACCTAGATTGATTTCGCATTTAGTACAGAACTCTGCCATATAAATATTTGAAAACTTAATATAGGTAATTTTAGATATTCACACATTTATTTGTGTAGATTTGTTTTAATTTAATTATCCTATATGACATTCATAGATAAGCTAATAGCTCAAATTGATTTAGTTCAACCCATTGTAAATTTAATGCTTGATAATTCATCTATATTTTTTGATGAGTATAAGCAAAGGATTAATCCAAGATTAATAGTTGTTGGATTTAGCAAACATCGTTATAGCAGAAAAGATGAAAAGAATCAAATAAAAGCTAGACAGGAATTTGATAAGTTTTATAATAACTTTGAGTTGCTCTTGGATAAGGCTACTCCTAATAATTTGAAAAAAATTGATAAAGCCAAAACCAATATTATAAATCTAATTGAGCAAACTAAAGTTCCTGTAAATATAGAATCAGGGAAAAATAATTTTTTAAAATACACTAAGGTTTTTAAAGAGTTTCTAGAACTTTTACAAGATGAAGAAACTGCAACAATGATTATCCCTGACACTAATTCTATAATACAATACCCTGATCCAATTAGTTATAAAAATATTGCTAATTCAAGTGAGTTTGATTTTGTAATTCTACCAACTGTATTATCTGAATTAGATAAGCTTAAAATTTCTCACAGAAATGAAGATTTTCGTAAAAAGGTAAAGTCAGTTATAAAGAGGCTTAAAGGTTATAGAAAACAAGGAGATGTCCTAAAGGGCGTGACTGTAAATAAAACAGTCACTTTAAAAATGATAGCTACAGAACCTAATTTTGAAAAAACATTGAATTGGCTAGATCCAAATAATAATGATGATAGAATAATTGCTAATGCTCTTGAATTGCAGATTAATAAACCATCAAACAATTTAATATTTGTCTCTTCTGATATGAATTTTCAAAATAAAGCTCAACTAGCCAACTTGACGATATTTGACACCGATGATTTAAATAGTTAGGCATTCTATTTCATTAAAGAATTCATTTATATCAGTAATGTGTGACAAATCAATTTCGTTTTTATAATGATTATCCTCTGTCAATTTCTCTATTACTATTATTTTAGTGTAAATTTTCGTTCCTGCTCTTTCAAAAACTACTGATGGCAATGATATTTCAGTTGATAAATAGAACTCTCTATTCTTTTTATCTTCAAAGAAAGCATCTAACCTTTTCTGCATTGCAGTACCATTAGGAATGATAGCTATTAATTTTGAATTTTGATGATAAGATAAATGCTTTGTAGCTTTTTCAATGTGCTGCATAGCTGTTTTTCCGCTTTTACCAAAAGGAGGATTCATTGCAATTCCTTCATACTTATTCCAAATAGTATGATTTTCAAACTGTTCAATTTTCACTTCACCATTTGCATTGATAGATAGTTTAGATGATAACTCGTAGCTTGGTTCAATAAA from Formosa sp. Hel1_33_131 includes these protein-coding regions:
- a CDS encoding ParB/RepB/Spo0J family partition protein codes for the protein MSKVDHIEIPIDEIILLDKNPRTVTEDELQKLCDDIEKDPAFLLQRPPLINKVDGKYYCYAGTQRIKACRKLGKTSVKCFIEENVSSKVQDERMVKDNLHRGEWDFDKLLELDFELTELESFGFEDFEIGLDIGHEPEIDPNIVKEKFERYQNNNIKQIVLYYEQNIYADILERLHKVAEKEGLEDNSSVVIKLLEKYEAGK
- a CDS encoding PIN domain-containing protein, whose amino-acid sequence is MTFIDKLIAQIDLVQPIVNLMLDNSSIFFDEYKQRINPRLIVVGFSKHRYSRKDEKNQIKARQEFDKFYNNFELLLDKATPNNLKKIDKAKTNIINLIEQTKVPVNIESGKNNFLKYTKVFKEFLELLQDEETATMIIPDTNSIIQYPDPISYKNIANSSEFDFVILPTVLSELDKLKISHRNEDFRKKVKSVIKRLKGYRKQGDVLKGVTVNKTVTLKMIATEPNFEKTLNWLDPNNNDDRIIANALELQINKPSNNLIFVSSDMNFQNKAQLANLTIFDTDDLNS
- a CDS encoding recombination protein NinG, producing the protein MDSKTIQKYRDKSVSQLLKIATTHFNKYIRYRDTDANGFGRCISSGQPLQVPSSNAHAGHFYSGGKFPQLKFNEDNVHLQGKSDNYFNGGNQLQYRKNLIKKIGLKRVEELDMLADISKRSSFKWDRFSLIEIIETYKEKFKAVA